The genomic region ttttgcacattttcagaAAATACAACATGCAATACTACACAACTACTACTACGCAAAATCgtcacatttggtctggataatcctgcatggtcatagctgtccctcaaagttgatacaaattttattggagtttttggctgggctctgtttaagccttcagaagacatatttgtactcaacataggctcttgatttatttacttgatgtgtttatttttgcacattttcagaAAATACAACATGCAATACTACACAACTACTACTACGCAAAATCgtcacatttggtctggataatcctgcatggtcatagctgtccctcaaagttgatacaaattttattggagtttttggctgggctctgtttaagccttcagaagacatatttgtactcaacataggctcttgatttatttacttgatgtgtttattttttgcacattttcagaAAATACAACATGCAATACTACACAACAAAGACAAGGCAAACCTCTTAACAAATTACTACAGATAGTGGGAATAATATATGATAAACTGAGAAAGTAGCCAAAGTGGACAGCCTGTTCGCTCAGACTTGCATTGCATGACTCACCATGACTTTGGGAAAGGCCACATTGTCCTTCAGGTAGGGCTCATACTGGTAGATGAAGGTGAAGCACATGTCCAGTCGACAGTCCAGAACCACCTGAATCGAGCAGTACAGATAAAATTGATGGGATTGCGAGAACATAATATTACAATTCACATGGCAAACATTCAAGAGTTTTCAAAAGATGCTCCGAGGTGGGCTTGCatgtcagacagacagaaatgaAGTTGGGTATggcaaaaacagaaaggacatTGGACAAAGTAGTCCTGAACTCAGATCACGAAGACTCACAAAAGCCCTGAGCACAGTGAAGGCCATCCCTCCCAGCAGCATCAGGGACAACAGCAGGTCAACTGGCCGGGTCAACACACTCTTCTTCTGCTGAGCAGCCACCTGGATAAACACAAACCAATACAGGTATAAATAAGCCCTCACAGACAGGCCATTGATCCCACATgtattggcacacacacagaagtatgaatgtacatacatatacatatgggtcattccatgtcaattcaaccagggcccacgcacttaggtctcaaaaaaattctgaaaaaattaccaggtgtacctatgttacccaggagacacactgtaaaattactcttatgtaagatcaatactttccaagatacagccagtttcacagggggaggggggtgtcgattttgttcgacctcttttttctgtcaaagttcacaagcccacagcgcaagaactaaaccatgtaggaggctcaaattttgcatgctggtacataaataggaatagtatgtagcaaaatcgtcacatttggtctggataatcctgcatggtcatagctgtccctcaaagttgatacaaattttattggggCTTTGtttgggctctgtttaagccttcagaagacatatttgtactcaacataggctcttgatttattttcctagTAGaaaccacaggttactctatacaaccacaggtggcagtgtggtgactctatataaaacatgttgatgtcaatggggcattttgcccatgttcagggtggaaaataaaaaagaaagatttgcataagacaagtcaaattggtgttttcaaaaagaagggatcatggagaataaaggaaaaacatattttaaaaatctttgtatattcccacaaggtgtttgggtgctctgaaaatgataaccaaaattatttttcagacttgtgaggtctgctgttcagaccctgaagggatttattttctgtttattgctttttgtgagagtgtttttacttatcttagtaaggaaaataaatcaagagcctatgttgagtacaaatatgtatcctgaaggcttaaacagagcccagccaaaaactccaataaaatttgtatcaactttgagggacagctatgaccatgcaggattatccagaccaaacgtgacgattttgctacatactattcctatttatgtaccagcatgcaaaatttgagcctcctacatggtttagttcttgtgctgtgggcttgtgaactttgacaaaaaaaagaggccgaacaaaattgacacccccctccccctgtaaaactggctgtatcttggaaagtattgatcttacataagagtaattttacagtgtgtctcctgggtaacataggtacatctggtaattttttcagaattttttgagacctaagtgcgagggccctggttgaactgacgtggaatgacacATATATACAATACTATCAGACACATTCAAAAACCTATACACacaagacactcacacacaaccttttttctctctcataaaGTCCTGAGAGAATTTTCAGCACAGCATGTCCTCTACTACAGGTCATAAATGCTAACTAGATTAGCATCCTCTCTTTCAGCATTCACCTCATCTGCAGGGATGACTGGCATCTCTCTAGGCCGACACAGGAGTGCTACAGCACAGTATATGGGCAGCACCAGGAAAGGGATGTTGCGCCAGAACGCAGGAAGAATACTGCTGCCATATTTACCTGCCCAGCAAAACCAGTGaataaataaacagcagacaaacacacttttAAGATTCGGGACGGGAAACCTGCAACCAAACCTAAAAAGTCTGGTAGCAGACAGatgtaaacagtgtgtgtgtgtgtatttctagaATATGTATCTGCTTATCTGCTTTCTTCCCACTGTCCACTTTCCTGCTCTAGATGAGTTACCAAAGTAgaaagcatatgtgtgtgtgtgtgtgtgtgtgtgtgtgtgtgtgtgtgtgtgtgtgtgtgtgtgtgtgtgtgtgtgtgtgtgaataagaaAACATATGACTAACCAATGACGATTCCTGGGATGAACACGATCTGATTGGCAATAGAGGAGCCAGCCCAGAAGAGGCCATGGCTGCGGAACGACGTCCTGCAGAGAGAacaaacagcagaaaaaaaaaaaaaacgtgtgtgtttacagtatggCCTCATTCGGCCCCGGAGTCCCCCTGAGCACAACCCTGCTGTCACTGCTCCATGTCTGTGAACCTACCCAGGCAATAGCCACCGACCACCTCCTATGACCACTGATGGAACAGTTACAGTGAGTGCACTGGTGCTttgagttttgaacattttccCAAATCCATCCCTCATGTCTTCTACTtgcacagtatacacacacacacaacctccttGACATGAGCACAATCAGTAACACCACAGTGGTCTCCCTACACCCTGTTATATGTTTCTCTTCCCTCAGTCATGAGGGTTTGTTTGCCTGCCTGCAGGCTGTAGCCAATAGTAATGGGAAAGGACAGGGTTGACTGACTGAATTGTGAAGTGATTGAATGTGTTCAGACCGTACACACACGCCCCCATGATGGGGAGGCCATAGAACAGGAACGCCAGCATCTGACACATTCACAGATACAATGGGGTTAGTTCAGTGCTtcctctagatttttttttaacagtggcgGCAAGCcatgttttaaataggctacatcaatacaatgACAGACCAATCACTGGACCAATGGACTGACAGACCAATCACTACAACCAGGGCCTTGCAGGCAAGGAAGATGATTGGCTTGTCATATTACGGTTAGGCTGGACTGTGGACATCTGTGAGAACAGTCAAATCTGTCTGTACATTATTAATAGAATATGTTGAATGTTTTTGTCTCATTATCCATCTTTTGGCAGTCTGCTCCAGCACTCTGAAGTTATACTCTATACTTCATTCAACAAAAGATAAGAAAACACATTATGCATTATGTTTGGGTAACACTGACAGGGATATGTGGTGTATAGATGAACTTATTCTTATGTCATACAGCAACAAGCAAATTTTAACTAGTGGCATGAACTTAAGTAGATAGTAGGTTGAAGACTCAAACCCAATGCAATACAAGCTGCAGACATCCTTCCCTGTACACCCTTACGTTATggcactcccgtgacgtcacattgtcgtgctacaggtcgggaatggcgagtatgcAGAGGCCCTTACCCTTGGCTCAGGCGTCGCACCATCAGGAGCTGGAGGGTGAAATGCACAATGCCGTCCCAGTAACACATCATGATGGCATACGATGTGGTGAGATATGGCTCTCCCTGAAATACAAAGAGGGTTTTTATCATGACTGGGGGCATGTTCAACATTAGGCATCATAGAATGTGAAAGCCTGCTTGTGTGCTGATGGTGCATATGATGGTGTATGCAAAATGGTCTTATGTCTACCTTCTTAAGGTAGAATCCCATGAAACCCTTGATGTATCCATCCTGCTCCAGTGCATTTGTTAGTCCAACCATGCAGGTGAACGAAAGCTCTGCAAACACTgcagaacaaaacaaacttaGTCAATATGCCAccgcctgacacacacacacacacatacacacgctaaGCAAAATATCCAtcatttttctgtttctttgCCTCCTCCTCCAGACTTTTCTCTGAACTATTCTCCATCAATTTACTCCTTCCAGAAATTGATTCATGCTGCAGTATGAGCAAGGTAATGAGGCTGGCTTGCAGACCCAGAGGGATGCCCATTTATATTAGGGTCCCCCAAAGGGTGACTTATCCTAAT from Alosa alosa isolate M-15738 ecotype Scorff River chromosome 1, AALO_Geno_1.1, whole genome shotgun sequence harbors:
- the tm6sf2a gene encoding transmembrane 6 superfamily member 2 — translated: MGISLPQEAGVLILSLIAPFLLCGMNNVPAVQEPAVILVMGAVVLLSVFLVVYLTMRHKKDVDPLFYVFAELSFTCMVGLTNALEQDGYIKGFMGFYLKKGEPYLTTSYAIMMCYWDGIVHFTLQLLMVRRLSQGTSFRSHGLFWAGSSIANQIVFIPGIVIGKYGSSILPAFWRNIPFLVLPIYCAVALLCRPREMPVIPADEVAAQQKKSVLTRPVDLLLSLMLLGGMAFTVLRAFVVLDCRLDMCFTFIYQYEPYLKDNVAFPKVMMLTFLFYGLPLMGACVYGLNTPGNGWMLDWTLLFAGAMTQAQWCHIGASLHSHTPFTYRIPSDAWRMVMGLNVVYMAVPLLLALRCALLPAYFMPVVPKGQADKEKKRK